Proteins from one Coturnix japonica isolate 7356 chromosome 5, Coturnix japonica 2.1, whole genome shotgun sequence genomic window:
- the RTN4RL2 gene encoding reticulon-4 receptor-like 2: protein MRPPTARDLPRGGRLAALLLAALAWVPGGSPACPALCTCYVSPPTVSCQANNFSSVPAGLPPGARRLFLQNNVIRALRAGTFGPSTVTLWLYSNNISSIQPGTFRHLPALEELDLGDNPHLRVLAPDTFHGLRRLQALHLYRCQLASLPSAIFRGLHSLQYLYLQENGLLYLQDDLFADLANLSHLFLHGNRLRALSEGVFRGLPSLDRLLLHANRLATVHRRAFRGLARLTILYLFNNSLAALPGDPLAALPSLQFLRLNANPWACDCRARPLWAWFRRTRVSSSPVPCASPPHRRGTDLRNLRPRDFDGCPEEDEEEHEGKDEDDSDGGGGGGGAVAVVGTPGRALGRPGTLPAAPPSAFYRDGLPPHDLRGSQPRPPPPSRDSRGPPGETPVAAAPCPAPTLLPLLGLLLPRL from the exons ATGCGGCCCCCGACGGCTCGGGACCTGCCCCGAG GCGGGCGCCTGGcggccctgctgctggcagcgcTGGCGTGGGTGCCCGGTGGGTCGCCCGCCTGCCCCGCACTCTGCACCTGCTACGTCTCGCCGCCCACCGTCAGCTGCCAGGCCAACAACTTCTCCTCAGTGCCCGCGGGGCTCCCGCCTGGCGCCCGCCGCCTCTTCCTGCAGAACAACGTCATCAGGGCGCTGCGGGCGGGCACCTTCGGGCCCAGCACCGTCACCCTCTGGCTCTACTCCAACAACATCTCCTCCATCCAGCCGGGCACTTTCCGCCACCTGCCCGCCCTCGAGGAGCTTGACCTGGGTGACAACCCGCACCTCCGCGTCTTGGCGCCCGACACCTTCCACGGCCTCCGGCGCCTCCAGGCCCTGCACCTCTACCGGTGCCAGCTGGCCAGCCTGCCCAGCGCCATCTTCCGTGGCCTCCACAGCCTCCAGTACCTCTACCTGCAGGAGAACGGGCTGCTCTACCTCCAG GATGATCTCTTTGCCGATTTGGCCAACCTGAGCCACCTCTTCCTGCACGGCAATCGGCTGCGAGCTCTGTCCGAGGGCGTTTTCCGTGGGCTGCCCAGCCTGGATCGTCTGCTGCTGCACGCCAACCGCCTGGCCACCGTGCACCGCCGCGCCTTCCGTGGCCTGGCCCGCCTCACCATCCTCTACCTGTTCAACAACAGCCTGGCAGCGCTGCCCGGGGACCCGCTGGCCGCGCTGCCCTCCCTGCAGTTCCTGCGCCTCAACGCCAACCCCTGGGCCTGCGACTGCCGCGCACGCCCACTCTGGGCCTGGTTCCGTCGCACCCGTGTCTCCAGCTCTCCCGTGCCCTGCGCCAGCCCCCCGCACCGCCGTGGCACTGACCTACGGAACCTGCGGCCCCGTGACTTCGACGGCTGCCCcgaggaggacgaggaggagCACGAAGGCAAAGATGAGGATGACAGCgatggaggtggtggtggtggcggGGCGGTGGCTGTGGTGGGCACCCCCGGGCGGGCGCTAGGCCGCCCTGGCACCCTGCCTGCCGCACCGCCTTCTGCCTTCTACCGTGATGGGCTGCCACCCCACGACCTGCGGGGCTCCCAGCCCCGGCCACCCCCTCCGTCCCGTGACTCCCGTGGCCCTCCCGGGGAAACCCCTGTGGCTGCGGCCCCCTGCCCGGCCCCCACCCTCCTGCCCCTGCTGGGCCTGCTCCTGCCCCGTCTCTGA
- the SMTNL1 gene encoding smoothelin-like protein 1 isoform X3 yields the protein MESTTTDGAPTPNDTALGDLTQTSTGPTEGMVGGDSGESAAQEGQGEAGGDEGGAGGESAGDTRIGGEVEAEKNCGSEAKGEAVGDAVSEVSMAGDAGSEAKGEDARDAVGEAKGEAAKDAESEAKGDTVKDAVSEAKGEAAKDAVSEAKGDTVEDAVSEAKGEAAKDAVSEAKGEAAKDAVSEAKAAGDAVKEPTAGQAAEHEAEGQTRGSAVPQEDAELGPRPVAAGSSQGRQEPTWLQDEDDELWPEFPPCSPTEEATSPTSPTTPLSPTSPVSPTFPMSPTSPSSPVSPTSPTAGSTESSGGSESGVSAMGPRSRVPPRVAAVGRPRMSSRAHGRSAILEKFGGAATGPAPHLKRVGATGSVKAMLLEWCRARTRGYQHVDIQNFSGSWSSGLAFCALVHNFFPDAFDYGSLEPQDRRHNFTLAFTTAEERVDCAQLLEVDDMLRLAVPDSKCIYTYVQELYRSLVAKGLVKTKKR from the exons ATGGAGTCCACAACAACCGATGGAGCCCCAACCCCAAATGACACTGCCCTGGGTGACCTCACACAGACATCAACAGGGCCCACAGAGGGGATGGTGGGGGGGGACAGCGGGGAAAGTGCAGCACAGGAAGGGCAGGGGGAGGCTGGGGGGGATGAAGGGGGCGCTGGGGGGGAGAGTGCAGGGGATACGAGGATTGGGGGCGAGGTAGAAGCAGAGAAGAACTGTGGGAGTGAGGCTAAGGGGGAGGCAGTAGGGGATGCTGTGAGTGAGGTCAGCATGGCAGGAGATGCTGGGAGTGAGGCTAAGGGGGAGGATGCAAGGGATGCTGTGGGTGAAGCTAAAGGGGAGGCTGCAAAGGATGCTGAGAGTGAGGCTAAGGGGGACACTGTAAAGGATGCTGTGAGTGAGGCTAAGGGGGAGGCTGCAAAAGATGCTGTGAGTGAGGCTAAGGGGGACACTGTAGAGGATGCTGTGAGTGAGGCTAAGGGGGAAGCTGCAAAGGATGCTGTGAGTGAGGCTAAGGGGGAAGCTGCAAAGGATGCTGTGAGTGAGGCTAAGGCAGCAGGGGATGCTGTCAAAGagcccacagcagggcaggctgcagagcaCGAGGCTGAAGGGCAAACCAGAGGCAGTGCAGTGCCACAGGAGGATGCTGAGCTGGGGCCCAGGCCagtggcagcaggcagcagccaagGCCGGCAG GAGCCCACCTGGCTGCAGGATGAGGATGATGAGCTGTGGCCTGAGTTCCCCCCCTGCTCACCCACGGAGGAGGCCACCAGCCCCACCAGCCCTACCACCCCTCTCTCCCCTACCTCCCCCGTGTCTCCCACGTTCCCCATGTCTCCCACATCTCCCTCATCTCCTGTGtcccccacatcccccacaG CTGGTAGCACTGAGAGCTCAGGTGGCAGTGAGAG TGGTGTGTCTGCAATGGGGCCACGCAGCCGGGTGCCCCCTAGGGTGGCAGCTGTGGGGCGGCCACGAATGAGCAGCCGGGCACATGGGCGCAGCGCCATCCTGGAGAAGTTTGGGGG GGCAGCCACAGGCCCAGCTCCACACCTGAAGCGCGTGGGGGCCACAGGCTCAGTGAAGGCCATGCTGCTGGAGTGGTGCCGTGCCAGGACACGTGGCTACCAG CACGTGGACATCCAGAACTTCTCGGGGAGCTGGAGCAGCGGCCTGGCCTTCTGTGCTTTGGTCCACAACTTCTTCCCCGACGCCTTTGACTATGGCAGCCTGGAGCCCCAGGACCGCCGGCATAACTTCACCCTGGCCTTCACCACTGCAGA GGAGCGTGTTGACTGTgcccagctgctggaggtggaTGACATGCTGCGGCTGGCGGTGCCGGACTCCAAGTGCATCTACACTTACGTGCAGGAGCTGTACCGCAGCTTGGTGGCCAAGGGGCTAGTGAAAACCAAGAAGCGCTGA
- the SMTNL1 gene encoding smoothelin-like protein 1 isoform X1, protein MGWAGRRNAEGQKCNGIAWGGRHGGYFSDNPAAHSRSMESTTTDGAPTPNDTALGDLTQTSTGPTEGMVGGDSGESAAQEGQGEAGGDEGGAGGESAGDTRIGGEVEAEKNCGSEAKGEAVGDAVSEVSMAGDAGSEAKGEDARDAVGEAKGEAAKDAESEAKGDTVKDAVSEAKGEAAKDAVSEAKGDTVEDAVSEAKGEAAKDAVSEAKGEAAKDAVSEAKAAGDAVKEPTAGQAAEHEAEGQTRGSAVPQEDAELGPRPVAAGSSQGRQEPTWLQDEDDELWPEFPPCSPTEEATSPTSPTTPLSPTSPVSPTFPMSPTSPSSPVSPTSPTAGSTESSGGSESGVSAMGPRSRVPPRVAAVGRPRMSSRAHGRSAILEKFGGAATGPAPHLKRVGATGSVKAMLLEWCRARTRGYQHVDIQNFSGSWSSGLAFCALVHNFFPDAFDYGSLEPQDRRHNFTLAFTTAEERVDCAQLLEVDDMLRLAVPDSKCIYTYVQELYRSLVAKGLVKTKKR, encoded by the exons ATGGGGTGGGCGGGCAGGAGGAACGCTGAGGGACAGAAGTGCAATGGGATTGCATGGGGTGGAAGGCACGGTGGATACTTCAGTGACAACCCTGCAGCCCACAGTAGGAGCATGGAGTCCACAACAACCGATGGAGCCCCAACCCCAAATGACACTGCCCTGGGTGACCTCACACAGACATCAACAGGGCCCACAGAGGGGATGGTGGGGGGGGACAGCGGGGAAAGTGCAGCACAGGAAGGGCAGGGGGAGGCTGGGGGGGATGAAGGGGGCGCTGGGGGGGAGAGTGCAGGGGATACGAGGATTGGGGGCGAGGTAGAAGCAGAGAAGAACTGTGGGAGTGAGGCTAAGGGGGAGGCAGTAGGGGATGCTGTGAGTGAGGTCAGCATGGCAGGAGATGCTGGGAGTGAGGCTAAGGGGGAGGATGCAAGGGATGCTGTGGGTGAAGCTAAAGGGGAGGCTGCAAAGGATGCTGAGAGTGAGGCTAAGGGGGACACTGTAAAGGATGCTGTGAGTGAGGCTAAGGGGGAGGCTGCAAAAGATGCTGTGAGTGAGGCTAAGGGGGACACTGTAGAGGATGCTGTGAGTGAGGCTAAGGGGGAAGCTGCAAAGGATGCTGTGAGTGAGGCTAAGGGGGAAGCTGCAAAGGATGCTGTGAGTGAGGCTAAGGCAGCAGGGGATGCTGTCAAAGagcccacagcagggcaggctgcagagcaCGAGGCTGAAGGGCAAACCAGAGGCAGTGCAGTGCCACAGGAGGATGCTGAGCTGGGGCCCAGGCCagtggcagcaggcagcagccaagGCCGGCAG GAGCCCACCTGGCTGCAGGATGAGGATGATGAGCTGTGGCCTGAGTTCCCCCCCTGCTCACCCACGGAGGAGGCCACCAGCCCCACCAGCCCTACCACCCCTCTCTCCCCTACCTCCCCCGTGTCTCCCACGTTCCCCATGTCTCCCACATCTCCCTCATCTCCTGTGtcccccacatcccccacaG CTGGTAGCACTGAGAGCTCAGGTGGCAGTGAGAG TGGTGTGTCTGCAATGGGGCCACGCAGCCGGGTGCCCCCTAGGGTGGCAGCTGTGGGGCGGCCACGAATGAGCAGCCGGGCACATGGGCGCAGCGCCATCCTGGAGAAGTTTGGGGG GGCAGCCACAGGCCCAGCTCCACACCTGAAGCGCGTGGGGGCCACAGGCTCAGTGAAGGCCATGCTGCTGGAGTGGTGCCGTGCCAGGACACGTGGCTACCAG CACGTGGACATCCAGAACTTCTCGGGGAGCTGGAGCAGCGGCCTGGCCTTCTGTGCTTTGGTCCACAACTTCTTCCCCGACGCCTTTGACTATGGCAGCCTGGAGCCCCAGGACCGCCGGCATAACTTCACCCTGGCCTTCACCACTGCAGA GGAGCGTGTTGACTGTgcccagctgctggaggtggaTGACATGCTGCGGCTGGCGGTGCCGGACTCCAAGTGCATCTACACTTACGTGCAGGAGCTGTACCGCAGCTTGGTGGCCAAGGGGCTAGTGAAAACCAAGAAGCGCTGA
- the LOC107314453 gene encoding ubiquitin-conjugating enzyme E2 L5-like — translation MNRRLAMELEEVRRWGGVRDLHLVDRDVLRWRGLLLPNNPPYNTGAFRFELAFSPHHPFEPPRVTLLTSIHHPGVSPDGAVCQPLTSPESWEPVTCATHVLQDLLLLLDNPDTERVLRPELARELSERPESFLHQAQEHTRRYAEPRPDTSRP, via the exons ATGAACAGGCGGCTCGCTATG gagctggaggaggttCGGCGCTGGGGAGGGGTCCGCGACCTGCACTTGGTGGACCGCGACGTGCTGCGCTGGAGGggactgctgctgcct AACAATCCCCCCTACAACACGGGTGCTTTTCGCTTCGAGCTGGCCTTCTCCCCACATCACCCCTTTGAGCCGCCCCGTGTCACGCTTCTCACCAGCATCCACCACCCCGGTGTGAGCCCTGACGGCGCTGTGTGCCAGCCCCTCACTTCTCCCGAGAGCTGGGAGCCCGTCACCTGCGCCACACACG TGCTGCaggacctgctgctgctgctcgaTAACCCTGACACCGAGCGGGTGCTGCGCCCTGAGCTGGCCCGTGAGCTGAGCGAGAGGCCCGAGTCCTTCCTGCACCAGGCACAGGAGCACACCCGTCGCTATGCTGAGCCGCGTCCCGACACCTCCAGGCCCTGA
- the SLC43A3 gene encoding solute carrier family 43 member 3 isoform X2 → MDLKSGGRSPGDPTAAPGPPRPRRRPGGRVGSLRSASRLEGRAGTAEVTDQQSPVPSSMAGGAGRAKKLGTLLSGLLECGAFCGIIFGWASLVYVLKNLGYFQQWCESSANINPNGTLYPDCSGQDEQFSLVFTIGSFMNNFMTLPMGYVFDRFGTAVARLIAISLYTGGTLLVAFSTPDLAVLLFPAMSMLSVGGILLILTNMQVGNLFGKYRSIIITLYNGAFDSSSAIFLIIKVLHEHGLSLRAMFLFMAACSAWHLLRTIFLMPRMHIPYPLPPAYNYGLSCPGRSQSYRTYEEKRPPEDDGPEEVPLEPSAPKGNAAVEPFWPCVLSWLFMWHVVWLSVMQLRHYLFIGTLNPLLDHLAFGNEHLVSIYTNAFAFTQLCGVLCAPWNGLILDCHKRNKAHRAEGARGALADLRATVPSLVLTATQCVLFSICAAVPMLPVQFGTFVLQVISRSFLYGGNAAFLAIAFPQQHFGKLYGLAMALSALVALLQYPCIALVRGALQGDPFYMNVGLIAVVLLAYISPVVVVRECRRRAKELEAASSLEASASAETPAQTPH, encoded by the exons ATGGACCTCAAGTCAGGGGGCCGCAGCCCCGGTGACCCCACGGCGGCTCCGGgcccgccccgcccccgccGACGCCCCGGAGGCCGCGTCGGTTCTCTCCGCTCCGCCTCCCGCTTGGAAGGACGAGCGGGCACCGCCGAAGTGACG GATCAGCAGAGCCCCGTGCCCAGCAGCATGGCagggggcgcggggcgggccAAGAAGCTGGGCACACTGCTCTCGGGGCTGCTGGAGTGCGGTGCTTTCTGTGGCATCATCTTCGGCTGGGCCTCTCTCGTCTATGTCCTCAAGAACCTGGGCTACTTTCAGCAGTGGTGCGAGTCCTCGGCCAACATCAACCCCAATGGGACGCTGTATCCTG ACTGCAGCGGGCAGGATGAGCAGTTCTCCCTGGTCTTCACCATTGGCTCCTTCATGAACAACTTCATGACCCTCCCCATGGGCTACGTCTTCGACCGCTTTGGCACTGCTGTTGCCCGCCTCATCGCCAT CTCCCTCTACACTGGTGGGACCCTGCTTGTTGCCTTCTCCACACCAG ACCTagcagtgctgctcttcccGGCTATGTCAATGCTGTCGGTGGGCGGCATTCTCCTCATCCTCACCAACATGCAG GTGGGGAACCTCTTTGGGAAGTACCGCTCCATCATCATCACTCTCTACAACGGGGCCTTTGACTCCTCATCTGCCATCTTCCTCATTATCAAG GTGCTGCATGAGCATGGACTGTCTCTGCGGGCCATGTTTCTCTTCATGGCAGCCTGCAGCGCCTGGCACCTGCTGCGCACCATCTTCCTCATGCCCCGCATGCACATCCCCTACCCACTGCCACCTGCCTACAACTATGG GCTGTCATGCCCAGGGCGCTCCCAGTCATACCGCACCTACGAGGAGAAGCGCCCACCGGAAGATGATGGGCCAGAGGAAGTGCCCCTGGAGCCCAGTGCCCCAAAAG GCAACGCAGCTGTGGAACCCTTCTGGCCCTGCGTTCTCTCATGGCTCTTCATGTGGCATGTGGTGTGGCTCTCGGTCATGCAGCTGCGCCACTACCTCTTCATTGGTACACTCAACCCACTGCTTGACCACCTGGCCTTTGGCAATGAACACCTGG TGAGCATCTACACCAACGCCTTCGCCTTCACCCAGCTCTGTGGGGTTCTCTGCGCTCCCTGGAATGGCCTCATCCTTGACTGCCACAAGCGGAACAAGGCCCACCGTGCTGAGG GAGCTCGGGGGGCACTGGCTGACCTACGGGCAACCGTGCCGTCACTGGTGTTGACGGCGACGCAGTGCGTGCTCTTCTCGATCTGTGCGGCCGTGCCTATGCTGCCTGTGCAGTTTGGCACATTCGTGCTCCAGGTGATCAGCCGCTCCTTCCTCTACGGGGGCAACGCCGCCTTCCTGGCCATCGC GTTTCCCCAGCAGCACTTTGGGAAGCTCTACGGGCTGGCCATGGCTCTGTCGGCACTGGTGGCCCTGCTGCAGTATCCCTGCATTGCCCTGGTGCGTGGAGCACTCCAGGGGGACCCTTTCTAT
- the SMTNL1 gene encoding smoothelin-like protein 1 isoform X2, translated as MGWAGRRNAEGQKCNGIAWGGRHGGYFSDNPAAHSRSMESTTTDGAPTPNDTALGDLTQTSTGPTEGMVGGDSGESAAQEGQGEAGGDEGGAGGESAGDTRIGGEVEAEKNCGSEAKGEAVGDAVSEVSMAGDAGSEAKGEAVEDAVSEAKGEAAKDAVSEAKGEAAKDAVSEAKAAGDAVKEPTAGQAAEHEAEGQTRGSAVPQEDAELGPRPVAAGSSQGRQEPTWLQDEDDELWPEFPPCSPTEEATSPTSPTTPLSPTSPVSPTFPMSPTSPSSPVSPTSPTAGSTESSGGSESGVSAMGPRSRVPPRVAAVGRPRMSSRAHGRSAILEKFGGAATGPAPHLKRVGATGSVKAMLLEWCRARTRGYQHVDIQNFSGSWSSGLAFCALVHNFFPDAFDYGSLEPQDRRHNFTLAFTTAEERVDCAQLLEVDDMLRLAVPDSKCIYTYVQELYRSLVAKGLVKTKKR; from the exons ATGGGGTGGGCGGGCAGGAGGAACGCTGAGGGACAGAAGTGCAATGGGATTGCATGGGGTGGAAGGCACGGTGGATACTTCAGTGACAACCCTGCAGCCCACAGTAGGAGCATGGAGTCCACAACAACCGATGGAGCCCCAACCCCAAATGACACTGCCCTGGGTGACCTCACACAGACATCAACAGGGCCCACAGAGGGGATGGTGGGGGGGGACAGCGGGGAAAGTGCAGCACAGGAAGGGCAGGGGGAGGCTGGGGGGGATGAAGGGGGCGCTGGGGGGGAGAGTGCAGGGGATACGAGGATTGGGGGCGAGGTAGAAGCAGAGAAGAACTGTGGGAGTGAGGCTAAGGGGGAGGCAGTAGGGGATGCTGTGAGTGAGGTCAGCATGGCAGGAGATGCTGGGAGTGAGGCTAAGGGGGAGG CTGTAGAGGATGCTGTGAGTGAGGCTAAGGGGGAAGCTGCAAAGGATGCTGTGAGTGAGGCTAAGGGGGAAGCTGCAAAGGATGCTGTGAGTGAGGCTAAGGCAGCAGGGGATGCTGTCAAAGagcccacagcagggcaggctgcagagcaCGAGGCTGAAGGGCAAACCAGAGGCAGTGCAGTGCCACAGGAGGATGCTGAGCTGGGGCCCAGGCCagtggcagcaggcagcagccaagGCCGGCAG GAGCCCACCTGGCTGCAGGATGAGGATGATGAGCTGTGGCCTGAGTTCCCCCCCTGCTCACCCACGGAGGAGGCCACCAGCCCCACCAGCCCTACCACCCCTCTCTCCCCTACCTCCCCCGTGTCTCCCACGTTCCCCATGTCTCCCACATCTCCCTCATCTCCTGTGtcccccacatcccccacaG CTGGTAGCACTGAGAGCTCAGGTGGCAGTGAGAG TGGTGTGTCTGCAATGGGGCCACGCAGCCGGGTGCCCCCTAGGGTGGCAGCTGTGGGGCGGCCACGAATGAGCAGCCGGGCACATGGGCGCAGCGCCATCCTGGAGAAGTTTGGGGG GGCAGCCACAGGCCCAGCTCCACACCTGAAGCGCGTGGGGGCCACAGGCTCAGTGAAGGCCATGCTGCTGGAGTGGTGCCGTGCCAGGACACGTGGCTACCAG CACGTGGACATCCAGAACTTCTCGGGGAGCTGGAGCAGCGGCCTGGCCTTCTGTGCTTTGGTCCACAACTTCTTCCCCGACGCCTTTGACTATGGCAGCCTGGAGCCCCAGGACCGCCGGCATAACTTCACCCTGGCCTTCACCACTGCAGA GGAGCGTGTTGACTGTgcccagctgctggaggtggaTGACATGCTGCGGCTGGCGGTGCCGGACTCCAAGTGCATCTACACTTACGTGCAGGAGCTGTACCGCAGCTTGGTGGCCAAGGGGCTAGTGAAAACCAAGAAGCGCTGA
- the TIMM10 gene encoding mitochondrial import inner membrane translocase subunit Tim10, whose product MDPLRAQQLAAELEVDMMADMYNRMTQACHLKCVPPHYKEAELSKGESVCLDRCVAKYLDVHERMGKKLTELSLQDEELLKRMQQGTGTA is encoded by the exons ATGGACCCGCTGCGGGCACAGCAGCTGGCggcagagctggaggtggaCATGATGGCCGACATGTACAACCG GATGACGCAGGCGTGTCACCTCAAGTGCGTGCCCCCACACTACAAGGAGGCGGAGCTGTCGAAAGGCGAGAGCGTGTGCCTGGACCGCTGCGTGGCCAAGTACCTGGATGTGCACGAGCGGATGGGCAAGAAGCTGACGGAGCTGTCGCTGCAGGACGAGGAGCTCCTGAAGCGCATGCAGCAGGGCACGGGCACCGCCTGA
- the SLC43A3 gene encoding solute carrier family 43 member 3 isoform X1, protein MSQSTHGLRLGSQRGARVFKRCVSMPGMVSGSLGVCHCVPLSPRCVPECLVTGMCVCARSPGVSLSSGAVLMAHSTSANSPRAVLPCCGLCSILMPGPQGTCSGRCSGRLQVPRAECCRVIRRWCWGRTKVLCLSGASSPGSPPVIPAEVHSSAVCLGHPTQGSRPESKLCCCSGTRVQDQQSPVPSSMAGGAGRAKKLGTLLSGLLECGAFCGIIFGWASLVYVLKNLGYFQQWCESSANINPNGTLYPDCSGQDEQFSLVFTIGSFMNNFMTLPMGYVFDRFGTAVARLIAISLYTGGTLLVAFSTPDLAVLLFPAMSMLSVGGILLILTNMQVGNLFGKYRSIIITLYNGAFDSSSAIFLIIKVLHEHGLSLRAMFLFMAACSAWHLLRTIFLMPRMHIPYPLPPAYNYGLSCPGRSQSYRTYEEKRPPEDDGPEEVPLEPSAPKGNAAVEPFWPCVLSWLFMWHVVWLSVMQLRHYLFIGTLNPLLDHLAFGNEHLVSIYTNAFAFTQLCGVLCAPWNGLILDCHKRNKAHRAEGARGALADLRATVPSLVLTATQCVLFSICAAVPMLPVQFGTFVLQVISRSFLYGGNAAFLAIAFPQQHFGKLYGLAMALSALVALLQYPCIALVRGALQGDPFYMNVGLIAVVLLAYISPVVVVRECRRRAKELEAASSLEASASAETPAQTPH, encoded by the exons ATGTCCCAGTCCACCCATGGCCTGCGACTGGGTTCCCAGAGAGGTGCCAGGGTCTTCAAGAGGTGTGTCAGCATGCCTGGCATGGTGTCAGGGTCCCTGGGAGTATGTCATTGTGTGCCATTGTCCCCAAGGTGCGTACCAGAGTGCCTGGTCACaggcatgtgtgtgtgtgccaggTCCCCGGGTGTGTCATTGTCCTCAGGTGCTGTGCTCATGGCCCATAGCACCAGTGCCaacagccccagggctgtgcttccATGCTGTGGGTTGTGTAGCATTCTTATGCCAGGCCCCCAGGGGACGTGCTCAGGGAGGTGCTCAGGGAGGTTGCAGGTCCccagggctgagtgctgcagggtGATAAGGAGGTGGTGCTGGGGGCGGACAAAAGTTCTCTGCCTATCGGGTGCCAGCAGCCCTGGCTCCCCCCCAGTGATCCCAGCAGAAGTGCACAGTTCAGCCGTGTGCCTCGGGCACCCCACACAGGGATCCAGACCAGAGTCCaaactctgctgctgcagcGGCACCAGGGTACAG GATCAGCAGAGCCCCGTGCCCAGCAGCATGGCagggggcgcggggcgggccAAGAAGCTGGGCACACTGCTCTCGGGGCTGCTGGAGTGCGGTGCTTTCTGTGGCATCATCTTCGGCTGGGCCTCTCTCGTCTATGTCCTCAAGAACCTGGGCTACTTTCAGCAGTGGTGCGAGTCCTCGGCCAACATCAACCCCAATGGGACGCTGTATCCTG ACTGCAGCGGGCAGGATGAGCAGTTCTCCCTGGTCTTCACCATTGGCTCCTTCATGAACAACTTCATGACCCTCCCCATGGGCTACGTCTTCGACCGCTTTGGCACTGCTGTTGCCCGCCTCATCGCCAT CTCCCTCTACACTGGTGGGACCCTGCTTGTTGCCTTCTCCACACCAG ACCTagcagtgctgctcttcccGGCTATGTCAATGCTGTCGGTGGGCGGCATTCTCCTCATCCTCACCAACATGCAG GTGGGGAACCTCTTTGGGAAGTACCGCTCCATCATCATCACTCTCTACAACGGGGCCTTTGACTCCTCATCTGCCATCTTCCTCATTATCAAG GTGCTGCATGAGCATGGACTGTCTCTGCGGGCCATGTTTCTCTTCATGGCAGCCTGCAGCGCCTGGCACCTGCTGCGCACCATCTTCCTCATGCCCCGCATGCACATCCCCTACCCACTGCCACCTGCCTACAACTATGG GCTGTCATGCCCAGGGCGCTCCCAGTCATACCGCACCTACGAGGAGAAGCGCCCACCGGAAGATGATGGGCCAGAGGAAGTGCCCCTGGAGCCCAGTGCCCCAAAAG GCAACGCAGCTGTGGAACCCTTCTGGCCCTGCGTTCTCTCATGGCTCTTCATGTGGCATGTGGTGTGGCTCTCGGTCATGCAGCTGCGCCACTACCTCTTCATTGGTACACTCAACCCACTGCTTGACCACCTGGCCTTTGGCAATGAACACCTGG TGAGCATCTACACCAACGCCTTCGCCTTCACCCAGCTCTGTGGGGTTCTCTGCGCTCCCTGGAATGGCCTCATCCTTGACTGCCACAAGCGGAACAAGGCCCACCGTGCTGAGG GAGCTCGGGGGGCACTGGCTGACCTACGGGCAACCGTGCCGTCACTGGTGTTGACGGCGACGCAGTGCGTGCTCTTCTCGATCTGTGCGGCCGTGCCTATGCTGCCTGTGCAGTTTGGCACATTCGTGCTCCAGGTGATCAGCCGCTCCTTCCTCTACGGGGGCAACGCCGCCTTCCTGGCCATCGC GTTTCCCCAGCAGCACTTTGGGAAGCTCTACGGGCTGGCCATGGCTCTGTCGGCACTGGTGGCCCTGCTGCAGTATCCCTGCATTGCCCTGGTGCGTGGAGCACTCCAGGGGGACCCTTTCTAT